A segment of the Paraburkholderia fungorum genome:
CGATCCGCGTCGCGCGTTCTTGTTGCGCGCCGTGTTCGCGCAGAACGTGACACGCAGGCTGAAGGTGCCCTCGTCCGAACAGAGCGCCTACGCCGATCGCCTGCAAGCGGCGCTCGACGCAAACACGCTCGGCAATCTGTCGGGCGAATATGTCGTGCTGGTCGACCGCAACCCGAACGTGCAGGCGCTGCTGATCTATTTTCGCGCGACCCCGGCCGACACCTGGCAGATGATCGGCGCGTCGCCGGTGTCGACGGGCAGGCCGGGCGAATACGACCATTTCGTCACGCCGCTCGGCGTGTTCGAACACACGCCCGCCAACATGGATTTCCGCTCGGAGGGCACGCAGAACGAAAACCACATTCGCGGATACGGCAAGCGCGACATGCGCATTTTCGATCTCGGCTGGGCGCAGGGCGAACGCGGCTGGGGTAAAGGCGGTATGTCGCAGATGCGTTTCCAGTTGCACGCCACCGATCCCGACCGGCTCGAGCCGTTGCTCGGCATCCGTCATTCGAAGGGATGTGTGCGAATGCCCGCATCGCTCAACACGTTTCTCGATCATTACGGCATTCTCGATGCCGAGTATGCCGCGCTGATCGATTCCGGCAAGTCGCTGTGGGTGTTGAAGAGCGATCGGCAGATTACGCCGTGGGCGGGGCGTTATATCGTCGTGGTGGACTCGCAGCGCAAGAGCCGCCCGACGTGGGCGCCGGCGCCGGGCGGCAAGGCGCAGGCCAGAATGCCGGCGGGGGCGGATACGGGGGATTGAATTGGGGCGCGGCGGTGGGGCGCGACGCCGTTAGCTCTTTTGGGCTGCACTTGCTCCGGTGTTCGAGGCAGGCGAGCCCGGCTGTTTTCG
Coding sequences within it:
- a CDS encoding L,D-transpeptidase produces the protein MLMLAAGAVFFAMSSGVAVAASAPEKTTVTGSASKSASASKAASASKATSASKSASASKSKSASAASSVASASAPTSHPLTAINASALAAPDAAGVVDPRRAFLLRAVFAQNVTRRLKVPSSEQSAYADRLQAALDANTLGNLSGEYVVLVDRNPNVQALLIYFRATPADTWQMIGASPVSTGRPGEYDHFVTPLGVFEHTPANMDFRSEGTQNENHIRGYGKRDMRIFDLGWAQGERGWGKGGMSQMRFQLHATDPDRLEPLLGIRHSKGCVRMPASLNTFLDHYGILDAEYAALIDSGKSLWVLKSDRQITPWAGRYIVVVDSQRKSRPTWAPAPGGKAQARMPAGADTGD